The following coding sequences lie in one Posidoniimonas polymericola genomic window:
- the coaD gene encoding pantetheine-phosphate adenylyltransferase: MASTAVYTGSFDPITLGHLNVIQRSSRLFDEFIVGIGVNPDKKSLFKADERVELIERVCADMPNVRVKSFTGLAVRFVRECGARTIVRGVRSLTDMEVEFTMTLANRKLDPDIETVFLMADDEFSHVSSSLIKQITPLASDEELARFVPRQIVPDLRKKLQK, encoded by the coding sequence ATGGCCAGCACCGCCGTCTACACCGGCTCTTTCGACCCCATCACGCTGGGGCACCTGAACGTGATCCAGCGGAGCAGCCGCCTGTTCGACGAGTTCATCGTCGGCATCGGCGTGAACCCCGACAAGAAGTCGCTGTTCAAGGCCGACGAGCGGGTCGAGCTCATCGAACGGGTCTGCGCCGACATGCCCAACGTGCGGGTCAAGAGCTTCACCGGCTTGGCCGTGCGGTTCGTCCGCGAGTGCGGGGCCCGCACGATCGTCCGCGGCGTGCGCTCGCTCACCGATATGGAGGTCGAGTTCACGATGACCTTGGCCAACCGCAAGCTCGACCCCGATATCGAGACCGTGTTCTTGATGGCCGACGACGAGTTCTCGCACGTCAGCAGCTCGCTCATCAAGCAGATCACCCCGCTGGCGAGCGACGAGGAACTCGCCCGCTTCGTGCCGCGGCAGATCGTGCCCGACCTCCGCAAGAAGCTGCAGAAGTAG